In the Vespa crabro chromosome 10, iyVesCrab1.2, whole genome shotgun sequence genome, one interval contains:
- the LOC124427292 gene encoding 28S ribosomal protein S35, mitochondrial has translation MLIFIRRYEKNISFRLSKVFNSTSTSNQTDTETNTKEFRVLELIPCRNKINKVQRQDYSLPPRCNKMSFDQDWPSVWSGARSFNPHIVPLPLYQGYVKGKQIPPGKYGNAELLKIPNFLHLTPPAIKRHCEVLKQFCTSWPKELDTDEECNRHFPLDIITSDYCYSSPTIREPLARIVSLKVNLNSLILDSHAKDKLLRLVGNKYNPETNIITITADRCPTRKQNLEYIEYLLVALFHESWRIEAWEAEKSEADMEYYDWDKSKSRQNLIALHSWPESSTDVDIETIPSGVEYKVAVSELINQGEDQYTLNKYKEAVKNILHLKCINRN, from the exons ATGTTGATATTTATACGgcgttatgaaaaaaatataagttttcgattgtcgaaagtatttaattcGACTTCAACATCGAATCAAACAGATACAGAAACTAATACAAAAG AATTTCGTGTATTAGAATTAATACCatgtagaaataaaattaacaaagtaCAGAGACAAGACTATTCACTGCCTCCAAGATGTAACAAAATGTCTTTTGATCAAGATTGGCCATCAGTTTGGTCTGGTGCTCGTTCTTTTAATCCCCACATTGTTCCACTTCCTTTATACCAAGGTTATGTAAAAGGTAAACAAATACCTCCTGGTAAATATGGAAATGCAGAACTTTTAAAAATACCTAATTTTTTACATCTTACACCACCTGCGATAAAAAGACATTGTGAGGTCTTAAAACAATTTTGCACTAGCTGGCCTAAAGAATTAGATACAGATGAAGAATGTAATCGACATTTTCCACTCGATATAATTACGtcagattattgttattcttctccTACAATAAGAGAGCCACTTGCAAGAATTGTAAGcttaaaagtaaatttaaattCTCTTATCTTGGATAGTCATGCTAAAGATAAACTACTTAGATTAgttggaaataaatataatccagaaacaaatataataacaataacagctgATAGATGTCCAACTAGGAAACAAAATTTggaatatattgaatatctACTCGTAGCATTATTTCATGAATCCTGG cgTATCGAAGCTTGGGAAGCTGAAAAATCTGAAGCTGATATGGAATATTATGATTgggataaaagtaaaagtcgTCAAAATTTGATTGCATTACACAGCTGGCCAGAATCATCTACTGATGTAGATATTGAAACTATTCCTTCTGGTGTAGAATACAAAGTTGCTGTGTCAGAACTCATAAATCAAGGAGAAGATCAATATacattaaacaaatataaagaagCAGTCAAAAATATACTTCATCTGAAATGtattaatcgaaattaa
- the LOC124427524 gene encoding uncharacterized protein LOC124427524 isoform X1 — protein sequence MLRIVILIVLELSCFIVDSKEESYISYLPKNVNNPNLRFSTVNNPSSCKNLAICYLNEMFDISYRRKSDMHFPSIQKEHGKKETNLQARSYYNGFGVPATATYYPIFDPITVLASLAFLAFLLQSFASLFDHSRSIVPTIINSRESSSQLKNVGITRRILHALDNYENLNEDSIEDDQINTVPI from the exons ATGCTACGAATAGTAATTTTGATAGTATTAGAATTATCTTGTTTTATTGTTGATTCTAAAGAGGAAtcgtatatttcttatttaccgAAAAATGTCAACAATCCAAatttacgtttttcaacaGTGAATAATCCATCATCTTGCAAAAATCTTGCTATTTGTTACCTGAACGAAATGTTTGATATATCATATAGAAGAAAATCGGATATGCATTTTCCATCTATTCAAAAAGAACAtggtaaaaaagaaaccaatcTTCAAGCAAGAAGTTATTACAATGGTTTCGGAGTACCTGCTACAGCTACGTATTATCC GATTTTTGATCCCATTACTGTTTTAGCATCATTAGCTTTTTTagcatttttattacaatcttTTGCATCGTTATTTGATCATTCAAGATCCATTGTACCAACGATAATTAATAGTCGTGAATCATCTTCACAATTGAAAAATGTGGGAATTACAAGACGTATACTACATGCATTAGATAATTAT GAGAACCTTAATGAAGATTCAATTGAAGATGATCAAATAAACACAGTACCTATATAA
- the LOC124427524 gene encoding uncharacterized protein LOC124427524 isoform X2 — MFDISYRRKSDMHFPSIQKEHGKKETNLQARSYYNGFGVPATATYYPIFDPITVLASLAFLAFLLQSFASLFDHSRSIVPTIINSRESSSQLKNVGITRRILHALDNYENLNEDSIEDDQINTVPI, encoded by the exons ATGTTTGATATATCATATAGAAGAAAATCGGATATGCATTTTCCATCTATTCAAAAAGAACAtggtaaaaaagaaaccaatcTTCAAGCAAGAAGTTATTACAATGGTTTCGGAGTACCTGCTACAGCTACGTATTATCC GATTTTTGATCCCATTACTGTTTTAGCATCATTAGCTTTTTTagcatttttattacaatcttTTGCATCGTTATTTGATCATTCAAGATCCATTGTACCAACGATAATTAATAGTCGTGAATCATCTTCACAATTGAAAAATGTGGGAATTACAAGACGTATACTACATGCATTAGATAATTAT GAGAACCTTAATGAAGATTCAATTGAAGATGATCAAATAAACACAGTACCTATATAA